From one uncultured Paludibacter sp. genomic stretch:
- a CDS encoding putative GTP cyclohydrolase 1 type 2 (Evidence 3 : Putative function from multiple computational evidences): MKVKGITTLIEEQAPVALQEDYDNAGLAVGSYSMEVSGVLLCIDVTEEVIXEAIENKLNLIISHHPLIFKGLXQLTGKNEIQRCVEKAIKNDIAIYAAHTNLDNVLNGVNGKIAEKLGLKNIQILAPKENILVKLITFVPVNQSENVRKALFQAGAGHIGNYDECSFNVEGYGTFKAGNNTNPFVGEIDKQHSEPETRIEVILPRYLINNVLKVLIDTHPYEEPAYDIVPLLNTWNTTGAGIVGELEQEMDEMDFLHRLKDVFHLKTLKYTSLLGEKIKKAAVCGGSGSEFLNEAISAGADVFISADFKYHQYFEAKNRILIADIGHFESEQFTKDVFYEIITKKIPNFAVRISKVNTNPIKYL, translated from the coding sequence ATGAAGGTTAAAGGCATCACAACACTCATAGAAGAACAAGCTCCTGTTGCATTGCAGGAAGATTACGATAATGCCGGATTGGCTGTTGGAAGTTATTCTATGGAAGTGAGTGGTGTTTTGCTTTGTATTGATGTTACTGAAGAAGTAATTNACGAAGCTATTGAGAACAAACTTAATTTAATAATTTCGCATCATCCTCTTATTTTCAAGGGATTAAANCAACTTACCGGAAAAAACGAAATACAACGTTGTGTAGAGAAAGCAATCAAAAATGATATTGCTATTTATGCTGCTCATACTAATTTGGATAACGTTCTGAATGGTGTAAACGGTAAAATTGCTGAAAAACTTGGATTGAAAAACATTCAAATTCTCGCACCAAAAGAAAATATTTTAGTAAAACTGATAACATTTGTGCCTGTAAATCAATCAGAAAATGTGCGCAAAGCGCTGTTTCAGGCAGGAGCGGGACATATTGGAAATTATGATGAATGCAGTTTTAATGTAGAAGGTTACGGTACTTTCAAAGCCGGTAACAATACAAATCCTTTTGTAGGAGAAATTGATAAACAACACTCGGAACCTGAAACACGCATAGAAGTTATTCTTCCAAGATATCTGATAAATAATGTGTTAAAAGTATTGATTGACACACATCCTTACGAAGAACCCGCTTATGATATTGTACCGTTATTAAATACTTGGAATACAACCGGGGCAGGCATTGTAGGAGAGTTGGAACAGGAAATGGATGAAATGGATTTTTTACATCGTTTGAAAGATGTTTTCCATCTTAAAACACTGAAATATACATCTTTACTTGGGGAAAAAATAAAAAAAGCAGCTGTTTGCGGCGGTTCCGGAAGTGAATTTTTGAATGAGGCAATTTCTGCCGGAGCGGATGTTTTTATCTCAGCAGATTTTAAATACCACCAGTATTTTGAAGCAAAAAATAGAATTTTAATTGCAGATATTGGACATTTTGAAAGCGAACAATTCACAAAAGATGTTTTTTATGAGATAATTACAAAAAAAATTCCTAACTTTGCAGTCCGAATTTCAAAAGTAAATACCAATCCGATAAAATATTTATAA
- a CDS encoding Amidophosphoribosyltransferase, producing MCGIAMIRLLKPLEYYQQKYGTWQYGLQKMYLLMEKQHNRGQEGAGIAAVKLDMPAGEEYIWREREDGKNAIQQIFENINRKLEIYNGDVEDVNFAKENLPFAGELYLGHLRYSTTGRSGVSYVHPFLRRHNWKSRTLLLAGNFNLTNVDELFERLTNQGQHPRDKADTFLMLESLGNKLDNEVQAEYEQIKQRYTNDIVITQKIEEQLDIPAFIRKSEKYWDGGYVICGMLGHGDSFVFRDPKGIRNGFYYADDEIVVVASERPVIQTAMDVKEEQIKELEPGKVMVIKKDGKIYFDTIRIASDEITPCSFERIYFSRGSDLDIYHERKKLGESLAKPILDAIENDVENSVFSFIPNTAEVAFYGMTQGIKKVTGIEPHIEKVLIKDIKLRTFISQNKERNDLAAHVYDVTWGSLRRNKQDNLIAIDDSIVRGTTLKQSILKIMSRLEPKKIIIVSSSPQVRYPDYYGIDMAKMSEFAAFRAAIALLKETGKQHIIDEVYEKSKAQENLPKEEIVNYVKDIYKPFTQKEISQQIAKMLTPKEVDCPVELVYQTIEGLHLACPNHKGDWYFTGNYPTPGGNRLVNKAFINYYEGKEQ from the coding sequence ATGTGCGGAATTGCAATGATTCGGCTTTTGAAGCCATTGGAATATTACCAACAAAAATATGGCACCTGGCAATATGGACTTCAGAAAATGTATCTTTTAATGGAAAAACAGCACAATCGCGGACAAGAAGGCGCCGGAATTGCTGCTGTGAAATTAGATATGCCGGCAGGAGAAGAATACATCTGGCGCGAGCGTGAAGATGGGAAAAATGCTATTCAGCAAATTTTTGAAAATATAAATAGAAAGCTCGAAATTTATAATGGAGACGTCGAAGATGTTAATTTCGCGAAAGAAAATTTACCATTCGCAGGAGAATTATATCTCGGACATCTTCGTTACAGCACCACAGGAAGGAGTGGGGTTTCTTATGTGCATCCTTTTCTTCGCCGTCATAATTGGAAATCTCGTACCTTATTACTTGCCGGTAATTTTAATCTCACCAATGTAGATGAGTTATTTGAAAGATTGACAAATCAAGGTCAACATCCACGCGATAAAGCTGATACTTTCCTAATGCTCGAATCACTTGGAAATAAGTTGGATAACGAAGTACAAGCAGAATACGAACAAATTAAACAGCGTTACACAAACGATATTGTTATTACACAAAAAATTGAAGAACAACTCGACATCCCTGCTTTTATACGTAAGTCTGAAAAATATTGGGATGGAGGTTATGTGATTTGTGGAATGCTTGGACACGGCGATTCTTTTGTTTTTCGTGATCCAAAAGGCATTAGAAACGGTTTTTATTATGCAGATGATGAAATAGTTGTAGTAGCATCTGAACGACCTGTAATTCAAACGGCAATGGATGTAAAAGAAGAACAGATTAAAGAGTTAGAACCGGGGAAAGTGATGGTTATTAAAAAAGATGGGAAAATCTATTTTGATACCATCCGTATTGCTTCGGACGAAATCACTCCTTGTTCTTTTGAGCGTATATATTTTTCACGCGGTAGCGATTTGGATATTTACCATGAACGTAAAAAACTGGGAGAATCATTAGCAAAACCTATTCTTGATGCTATTGAAAACGATGTGGAAAATTCCGTGTTTTCTTTTATTCCAAATACGGCGGAAGTTGCTTTTTACGGTATGACGCAGGGAATTAAAAAAGTTACCGGAATAGAACCTCACATTGAAAAAGTGTTGATAAAAGATATCAAACTGCGTACATTTATATCACAAAATAAAGAACGGAACGATTTAGCCGCACACGTTTACGATGTTACTTGGGGTTCACTTCGTAGAAATAAGCAAGACAATCTAATTGCTATTGACGATTCTATTGTACGCGGAACTACATTGAAACAGAGTATCTTAAAGATAATGAGCCGATTGGAACCCAAAAAAATTATTATTGTTTCCTCCTCTCCGCAAGTGCGNTATCCTGATTATTATGGCATTGATATGGCAAAAATGAGTGAGTTTGCTGCTTTTCGTGCTGCTATTGCTTTATTGAAAGAAACAGGAAAACAACATATTATTGATGAGGTGTATGAAAAATCTAAAGCACAAGAGAATTTGCCAAAGGAAGAGATAGTAAATTATGTAAAAGATATTTATAAACCATTTACACAAAAAGAAATTTCGCAACAAATAGCAAAAATGCTTACTCCAAAAGAAGTGGATTGTCCTGTAGAATTGGTTTATCAAACCATTGAAGGATTACATTTGGCATGTCCAAACCATAAAGGGGACTGGTATTTTACAGGAAATTATCCTACTCCGGGTGGTAATCGTTTAGTGAATAAAGCATTTATAAATTATTACGAAGGCAAAGAGCAATGA
- a CDS encoding conserved hypothetical protein (Evidence 4 : Unknown function but conserved in other organisms): MATEAKIEKDITVEDKLKALYELQTVMSKIDEIKILRGDLPLEVQDMEDEIIGLNTRMENLKNEIEELNTLIAGKKIEIEEAKIKIERYKEQQNNVKNSREYDNLSKEIEYQTLEIELCEKRIREYTAALENKKNEQENSTAQLAERNLDVEQKRGELDEIISETKQEEEKLREKAKNIESVIESRXVTAFKRIRKNARXGLAVVSVQRXACGGCFNKIPAQRQLDIRLRKKIIVCEYCGRILVDPELAQEEISK; this comes from the coding sequence ATGGCTACCGAAGCAAAAATTGAAAAAGATATTACGGTTGAAGATAAGCTGAAAGCGTTATACGAACTTCAAACAGTGATGTCAAAAATTGATGAAATTAAAATTCTCCGTGGCGATCTTCCTTTAGAAGTGCAAGATATGGAAGACGAAATCATTGGATTAAATACACGTATGGAGAATTTAAAAAATGAAATTGAAGAACTAAATACGTTGATTGCTGGGAAAAAAATAGAAATTGAAGAAGCTAAGATAAAAATTGAACGCTATAAAGAGCAGCAAAATAATGTAAAAAATAGTCGCGAATACGATAATTTATCAAAAGAAATTGAATATCAGACGCTTGAAATAGAACTATGTGAAAAAAGAATTCGCGAATATACCGCTGCACTCGAAAATAAGAAAAACGAACAAGAAAATTCAACGGCTCAATTAGCAGAAAGGAATCTTGACGTAGAACAGAAAAGAGGAGAGTTGGACGAAATTATTTCGGAGACAAAACAAGAAGAAGAAAAATTACGTGAAAAAGCAAAAAATATCGAAAGTGTAATAGAATCACGTTTNGTAACAGCTTTCAAGCGTATTCGTAAAAATGCTCGAAANGGTTTGGCTGTTGTTTCNGTNCAGCGNGANGCCTGTGGCGGTTGTTTCAATAAAATTCCCGCACAACGTCAATTGGATATTCGCTTAAGAAAGAAAATTATTGTTTGTGAATATTGCGGAAGAATCTTAGTAGATCCGGAACTAGCCCAAGAAGAAATATCAAAATAA
- a CDS encoding conserved hypothetical protein (Evidence 4 : Unknown function but conserved in other organisms): protein MLKEILSITGKSGLYKLVSQGKNMLIVESLIDGSRIPAFAKDKAVSLGDIAIFTDTEEVPLGEVLEKIKEKEKGEKCSINPKSDNDILRKYLGEVLPDFDRDRVYPSDIRKLLNWYNILTDAKMTDFVVKEEEQEKTEEKPEGKEEIKEKKKASVTSTAKKTTAHQNVKTTQSKAATTTRTNRSNRGV from the coding sequence ATGCTTAAAGAAATTTTATCTATTACCGGAAAATCCGGACTGTACAAACTTGTATCACAAGGTAAAAATATGTTGATTGTAGAATCGTTGATAGATGGAAGTCGTATTCCGGCTTTTGCAAAGGATAAAGCTGTTTCACTTGGCGACATTGCAATTTTTACGGATACGGAAGAAGTTCCACTGGGAGAAGTCTTGGAAAAAATAAAAGAAAAAGAGAAAGGCGAAAAATGTTCCATTAATCCTAAATCAGATAATGATATCCTGCGTAAATATTTAGGAGAAGTTTTGCCGGATTTCGATCGGGATAGAGTTTATCCAAGCGACATTCGAAAATTGTTGAATTGGTATAATATTTTAACCGATGCTAAAATGACTGATTTTGTTGTCAAGGAAGAAGAACAAGAAAAAACNGAAGAAAAACCGGAAGGAAAAGAAGAAATAAAAGAAAAGAAAAAAGCATCGGTAACTTCTACAGCTAAAAAAACAACGGCTCATCAAAATGTAAAAACTACTCAAAGTAAAGCAGCAACTACTACCAGAACAAATCGTTCAAACAGGGGAGTATAA
- a CDS encoding conserved hypothetical protein (Evidence 4 : Unknown function but conserved in other organisms), with protein sequence MFQLNLPAYQFRIKQDKKSNLILDTFRKRYVKLTPEEWVRQNFLEFLAQEKGFSKALMAVETQLTVNTMKKRCDAVFYDIQGNPSIILEFKAPNVEITQSVFDQVAVYNSKLNVKYFIVSNGMVHYFCRVNTENAQYEFFNGIPSYEEFYTLIS encoded by the coding sequence ATGTTTCAACTTAACCTACCTGCATATCAATTTCGTATTAAACAAGACAAAAAATCTAATTTAATACTTGATACATTCCGTAAAAGATATGTAAAACTTACTCCAGAAGAGTGGGTTAGGCAAAACTTTTTAGAATTTCTTGCTCAGGAAAAAGGATTTTCTAAAGCACTAATGGCGGTAGAAACACAGCTGACGGTAAATACAATGAAAAAGCGATGTGATGCTGTATTTTATGATATTCAAGGAAATCCGAGTATTATTTTGGAGTTCAAAGCGCCCAACGTGGAAATCACACAATCCGTTTTCGATCAGGTTGCAGTGTATAATTCTAAATTGAATGTAAAATATTTTATAGTGAGCAATGGAATGGTACATTATTTTTGTCGTGTAAACACGGAAAATGCTCAATATGAGTTTTTTAACGGAATTCCATCGTATGAAGAATTTTATACTTTAATTTCTTAA
- the pyrK gene encoding Dihydroorotate dehydrogenase B (NAD(+)), electron transfer subunit, whose translation MRKYIKDLIIKENKQLNYQYFLLKLTSNEKLPEIEPGQFAQIKVEGSPTTFLRRPISINFVDYDSNELWLLIQVVGDGTRTLSNLKAGDTLNLIFPLGNTFTLPKDKDANVLLIGGGVGIAPLLMYGEKLYRLGYKCNFLLGARSKTDLLQLDDFLRYGTVFTTTEDGSYGEKGFVTHHSLLNASNFDYIYTCGPTPMMKAVSRYAQEKGIFCEVSLENVMGCGIGACLCCVTATTEGNVCVCTEGPIFNITKLKWQI comes from the coding sequence ATGAGGAAATACATTAAAGACCTGATAATTAAAGAAAATAAGCAATTAAATTATCAATATTTTTTGCTGAAACTTACTTCCAATGAAAAATTACCGGAAATAGAACCCGGTCAATTTGCTCAAATTAAAGTGGAAGGCTCTCCCACAACTTTTCTTCGCCGTCCTATTTCCATTAATTTTGTTGATTATGATAGCAATGAACTCTGGTTATTAATTCAGGTNGTAGGNGACGGAACACGTACATTAAGCAATTTGAAAGCCGGAGACACATTAAATTTAATTTTTCCATTAGGAAATACTTTTACACTCCCGAAAGATAAAGATGCTAACGTATTATTAATTGGCGGAGGTGTTGGAATAGCTCCATTATTAATGTACGGCGAAAAATTATACCGTTTAGGCTATAAATGTAATTTCCTTTTGGGAGCGCGTTCCAAAACAGATTTACTCCAACTGGATGATTTTTTACGTTACGGAACAGTTTTTACAACCACGGAAGATGGTTCGTATGGAGAAAAAGGTTTTGTAACGCATCATTCGCTCTTAAATGCCTCAAATTTCGATTATATTTATACTTGTGGTCCAACTCCAATGATGAAAGCTGTAAGTCGCTACGCGCAGGAAAAAGGCATATTTTGCGAAGTATCATTGGAAAACGTGATGGGATGTGGTATAGGAGCGTGTTTATGTTGTGTTACCGCTACTACCGAAGGCAATGTATGTGTATGTACTGAAGGTCCTATTTTTAATATTACAAAATTAAAATGGCAAATTTAA
- the hisA gene encoding 1-(5-phosphoribosyl)-5-((5-phosphoribosylamino)methylideneamino) imidazole-4-carboxamide isomerase — protein sequence MIEIIPAIDIIXGKCVRLXQGDYAQKTVYNENPLEIAKIFADAGXKRLHLVDLXGAKAQHIVNYRVLENITSKTNLXVDFGGGXKSDIDLRIAFECGAAMITGGXIAVKNPEVFXGWIEKYGSEKLILGADVKDEKIAVSGWTENTDIELIPFIKNYIYKGIDKVICTDINKDGMLEGTSILLYEKILRXFPELYLIASGGVSSIQDIYALEEAKIPAVIFGKAFYEGKIKLKELENFLI from the coding sequence ATGATAGAAATTATTCCGGCTATTGATATTATTGANGGTAAATGTGTGCGACTANCACAAGGGGACTATGCACAAAAAACTGTGTACAACGAAAATCCGTTGGAAATTGCTAAAATATTTGCCGATGCAGGAATNAAACGTCTTCACTTGGTCGATTTGGANGGAGCAAAAGCGCAACACATTGTTAATTATCGTGTTTTGGAAAATATTACATCAAAAACTAATTTANTTGTAGATTTTGGAGGNGGTNTAAAATCGGATATAGATTTGCGTATTGCTTTTGAGTGTGGCGCAGCAATGATTACCGGAGGAAGNATTGCNGTAAAAAATCCTGAGGTTTTTANNGGTTGGATTGAAAAATACGGAAGCGAGAAGTTGATTTTGGGCGCTGATGTAAAAGATGAAAAAATTGCTGTTTCAGGATGGACTGAAAACACTGATATAGAGCTAATTCCATTTATTAAAAATTACATCTACAAAGGAATTGATAAAGTAATTTGTACCGATATAAATAAAGATGGGATGCTCGAAGGGACTTCTATTTTGCTNTACGAGAAGATTCTTCGCAANTTTCCGGAGCTTTATTTAATAGCCAGCGGCGGCGTAAGTTCCATTCAAGATATCTATGCTTTGGAAGAGGCAAAAATTCCTGCCGTTATTTTTGGGAAAGCATTCTACGAAGGAAAAATTAAGTTGAAAGAATTGGAAAATTTTTTGATTTGA
- a CDS encoding conserved hypothetical protein (Evidence 4 : Unknown function but conserved in other organisms): MTVEQVIEELKQISSLEHLQKLSHFGIEDSKALGVKIPDLRLLAKKIGKNHLLALELWKTDVHEAHLLASMIADANSISEKDFDWIVDTFDSWDKCDCTCDLLVETPFAEDKMYQYADNECVFVKRTSFVLMCYFAVHKKKKPDDFFYPLLNLIEREAWDERNFVRKAVNWALRQIGKRNEYLRLKAIETAERILKQETKSARWIANDALRELRNEKVIARVRKKTFNS; encoded by the coding sequence ATGACCGTTGAACAAGTAATTGAAGAATTAAAACAAATTTCATCTTTGGAACATCTTCAAAAACTATCTCATTTTGGGATTGAAGACAGTAAAGCATTAGGAGTGAAAATTCCCGATTTAAGATTACTTGCAAAAAAGATTGGTAAAAATCATTTACTCGCTTTGGAACTTTGGAAAACCGATGTTCATGAGGCACATTTATTGGCTTCGATGATTGCCGACGCAAATTCAATATCCGAAAAAGATTTCGATTGGATTGTAGATACATTTGACTCCTGGGATAAATGCGACTGTACCTGTGATTTGCTTGTAGAAACTCCATTCGCAGAAGATAAAATGTATCAATATGCTGATAATGAATGTGTTTTTGTGAAAAGAACTTCTTTTGTGTTAATGTGTTACTTTGCCGTGCATAAAAAGAAAAAACCGGATGATTTTTTCTATCCGTTATTGAATTTAATTGAGCGTGAAGCGTGGGACGAGCGTAATTTTGTACGAAAAGCAGTAAATTGGGCTTTACGTCAGATTGGAAAACGAAACGAATATTTACGATTAAAAGCAATTGAAACTGCCGAAAGAATTTTGAAACAAGAGACCAAATCTGCTCGTTGGATAGCAAATGATGCTTTACGGGAACTTAGAAATGAAAAAGTGATAGCAAGAGTGAGGAAAAAAACTTTTAATTCATAA
- a CDS encoding Helix-turn-helix domain protein, with translation MEAQISSERERIEQLMLSEGLNSIQFATETGIKSATLSHILNGRNNPSLEVMKKILDRYRTVSSDWLFLGIGQMYRQKSQPQTLSLFENSDENNRKSDNYTEKNTEKSTSEKLSIQQNKPLEQENISLSNILQVEKSKSIAKIIVYYTDNTFQEFFSK, from the coding sequence ATGGAAGCACAAATATCATCAGAAAGAGAGCGCATTGAACAATTAATGTTGTCAGAAGGATTAAATTCTATTCAGTTTGCTACAGAAACGGGAATTAAAAGCGCTACACTCTCTCATATTCTAAATGGGAGAAATAATCCAAGTTTGGAAGTAATGAAAAAAATACTTGATAGATACAGAACTGTGAGCTCAGACTGGCTTTTTTTAGGTATAGGACAAATGTATCGTCAAAAATCGCAACCACAAACGCTCTCGTTATTTGAAAATTCTGATGAAAATAACAGAAAATCAGATAATTATACCGAAAAAAACACAGAAAAAAGTACATCTGAAAAATTAAGCATCCAGCAAAATAAACCACTTGAGCAAGAAAATATTTCATTATCTAATATTTTGCAAGTAGAAAAATCAAAATCAATAGCAAAAATTATTGTTTATTATACTGATAATACTTTTCAGGAATTTTTCTCAAAATAA
- the pyrD gene encoding Dihydroorotate dehydrogenase B (NAD(+)), catalytic subunit — protein sequence MANLITNLNKIQLKNPVMTASGTFGYGTEYTDFMDLSRIGGVIVKGTTLRNRDGNDYPRMAETPSGMLNAVGLQNKGVDYFVKNIYPTLKXIDTNILVNVSGSTVEDYIKTAEIINDLDGIPGIELNISCPNVKEGGMAFGVSCTAASQVVREVRKVYHKELMVKLSPNVTDITEIAKAVEDTGADSLSVINTLLGMAIDAKTRKPVLSTVTGGLSGPAIKPVALRMVWQVSKAVKIPVIGLGGIMNATDAIEFMLAGATAIQVGTANFIDPAISEKIVDGINDYLDKNGFLSAKDIVGALEY from the coding sequence ATGGCAAATTTAATCACTAACCTAAATAAAATCCAGTTGAAAAATCCGGTAATGACAGCATCGGGTACCTTTGGCTATGGCACAGAGTATACTGATTTTATGGATTTGTCGAGAATAGGAGGTGTAATTGTAAAAGGAACTACCCTTCGCAATAGGGATGGAAACGATTATCCACGTATGGCAGAAACGCCCTCAGGTATGCTGAATGCTGTTGGATTACAAAATAAAGGGGTAGATTACTTTGTAAAAAACATTTATCCTACTCTAAAAGANATAGATACAAATATACTTGTAAATGTGTCGGGNTCTACNGTGGAAGATTATATAAAAACAGCTGAAATTATCAATGATTTGGATGGAATTCCCGGTATTGAACTTAATATATCGTGCCCGAATGTGAAAGAAGGCGGAATGGCTTTTGGAGTTTCTTGTACTGCCGCTTCACAAGTTGTACGTGAGGTAAGAAAAGTATATCATAAAGAATTGATGGTAAAACTTTCGCCAAATGTAACTGATATAACTGAAATAGCTAAAGCCGTAGAAGATACCGGTGCAGATTCTTTGTCAGTAATTAACACATTACTTGGAATGGCTATTGATGCAAAAACACGCAAACCGGTTTTGTCTACCGTAACGGGAGGTTTGTCGGGACCGGCAATAAAACCTGTAGCTTTGCGCATGGTTTGGCAAGTATCAAAAGCGGTAAAAATACCTGTAATTGGACTGGGAGGAATTATGAACGCCACTGATGCTATTGAATTTATGCTGGCAGGCGCAACTGCAATTCAAGTAGGAACAGCCAATTTTATCGATCCTGCCATATCAGAAAAAATTGTGGACGGAATAAATGATTATTTAGATAAAAATGGATTTTTATCAGCNAAAGATATTGTGGGAGCATTAGAATATTGA
- a CDS encoding Capsule synthesis protein, CapA — translation MKNIIISILFLLILLISCQFSGKKEKKENKTETKSQKPENKPLILIFAGDVMNHIPQARAAYVTDSSAYDYKPCFQFIRPYIETADIAFCNLELPLAGKPYSGYPRFSAPDEILDALKWTGFNVIQTANNHIMDRGNYGNKRTIEQIRERNLKFVGSYTSNQQKDSVYPLMINKNNVRIAILNYTYGLNLYAQKPSRVNILDSFLVKKDIEKAKSELADFIIATVHWGNEYELNNNAVQKKWADFFIKNGVDLIVGSHPHVVQNFDIKQFNGKNIPIFYSLGNVTSNQRGRNQNGGILARVEIDASHKVVKNVSYLSFYLLKGVLNKKXQYYLLPTDEYIINHSLYPIAKQDSTQXMFFHEQTKKTLQDIPSYYERL, via the coding sequence ATGAAAAACATAATTATTTCCATATTATTTCTTTTGATTTTATTAATTAGTTGCCAGTTTTCAGGAAAAAAGGAAAAAAAAGAAAATAAAACAGAAACGAAATCCCAAAAACCTGAAAACAAGCCGTTAATATTGATTTTTGCAGGTGATGTGATGAATCATATACCGCAAGCAAGGGCGGCTTATGTTACCGATTCNAGCGCTTACGACTATAAACCTTGTTTTCAATTTATTCGACCATACATAGAAACTGCCGATATTGCNTTTTGTAACTTGGAACTTCCATTGGCNGGAAAACCTTATTCNGGNTATCCTCGATTTTCAGCTCCGGATGAAATACTTGATGCTTTAAAATGGACTGGATTTAATGTTATTCAAACAGCAAATAACCACATAATGGATAGGGGAAATTACGGTAATAAAAGAACAATAGAACAAATCAGGGAACGAAATTTGAAATTTGTAGGCAGTTATACAAGTAACCAACAAAAAGACAGTGTTTATCCTTTAATGATAAATAAAAACAATGTTCGAATTGCAATACTCAATTATACTTACGGATTAAATTTATATGCGCAAAAGCCAAGTCGGGTTAATATTTTGGATAGTTTTTTGGTTAAAAAAGATATTGAAAAGGCAAAATCGGAGTTGGCTGATTTTATTATTGCTACTGTACATTGGGGAAACGAATATGAATTAAATAATAATGCTGTACAAAAAAAATGGGCTGATTTTTTTATTAAAAATGGGGTCGATTTAATTGTTGGAAGCCATCCGCATGTAGTTCAAAATTTTGATATAAAACAATTTAACGGAAAGAACATACCCATCTTTTATTCNCTGGGAAATGTTACTTCCAATCAGCGTGGAAGAAACCAAAATGGAGGAATTTTAGCTCGCGTAGAAATAGATGCAAGTCATAAAGTAGTGAAAAATGTATCTTATTTATCTTTCTATTTGTTAAAAGGTGTTCTCAACAAAAAGTTNCAATATTACTTACTTCCAACCGATGAATATATTATCAATCACTCACTTTATCCAATTGCAAAACAAGACAGTACACAANTNATGTTTTTTCACGAACAAACAAAGAAAACATTACAAGATATTCCTTCTTATTACGAGAGATTATGA
- a CDS encoding AMP nucleosidase — protein sequence MKTKEEIVHDWLPRYTKRPLEDFTKYILLTNFSFYVELFAQWFNVPVLGRDGNMINASANGITIINFGMGXPNAAIIMDILSAIHPRAVLFLGKCGGLRADKNKIGDYILPSAAIRGEGTSNDYFPPEIPALPAFNLQRAVSSNIRDFGKDYWTGTVYTTNRRVWEHDEKFKEYVRTTRAMAIDMETATLFSVGFYNGIPTGALLLISDMPLMDDGIKTTESDKKVTANFVEEHLQIGVKSLSSLINNSRTIKHLRFE from the coding sequence ATGAAGACAAAAGAAGAAATTGTTCACGATTGGTTGCCAAGATACACCAAGCGTCCATTGGAAGATTTTACCAAGTATATTTTACTCACCAATTTTTCATTTTACGTAGAACTTTTTGCGCAGTGGTTTAATGTTCCTGTGTTAGGGCGTGATGGAAATATGATAAATGCATCGGCAAATGGAATAACAATCATCAATTTTGGTATGGGAAGNCCGAACGCTGCGATAATTATGGATATTCTTTCTGCAATTCATCCGCGAGCGGTATTGTTTTTAGGAAAATGCGGAGGTTTACGTGCCGATAAAAACAAGATTGGCGATTATATTCTGCCAAGTGCAGCCATCAGAGGAGAAGGAACTTCCAACGATTATTTTCCACCCGAAATTCCCGCTTTACCTGCATTTAATTTACAACGTGCGGTTTCATCCAATATCCGTGACTTTGGAAAAGATTATTGGACAGGAACAGTTTACACTACCAACCGCCGCGTATGGGAACACGATGAAAAATTCAAGGAATATGTGCGTACAACGCGTGCAATGGCGATTGATATGGAAACGGCAACACTTTTTAGCGTAGGGTTTTATAACGGAATTCCTACCGGAGCATTGTTGCTGATTTCTGATATGCCTTTGATGGACGACGGAATAAAAACCACCGAAAGCGATAAAAAAGTAACCGCCAATTTTGTTGAAGAACATCTGCAAATTGGCGTAAAATCATTGTCTTCGCTGATTAATAACAGTAGAACAATTAAACATTTAAGGTTTGAGTAA